From Sphingobacteriales bacterium:
CCAATAATAAATGGGCCTAACCGCGCCATACCGCCTAAACTAACATCGCCAAACTCGTTAATAGTTAAAGGCAAGGCGTAGTTGGTGCTAAAACTGTTAAAACCAACAGTAAGCGTATAACTTGACGGTGCAGAAACGTGTATATCGGCATTTGGATTTGTATTTTTAAGGTATTGGTAAGCCAATAAACTAACATAAAAATTATGATACCCCCCACCTTCATAAACGCCGTTTTTCCATAAAAAAGCGGTAAAATTAAAACTAAGCGCCGTAGGCATTTGAGCTATTACCTCGCTCACCGAAGGTGTATTGGTTGTATTTTTTTCAAGTGATTCGTCAAATTCGGCTACCGAGCCGTAATTATTACCTACATTAAAACTATTATCAACTTTTACCTGCCCGCTTGGTGCTAATTTTTTATATTTAATTGAGCCAATGTCCATAACAGATATACCAAATACAACATTATTATAAAACGAATATTTAATGCCCAAATCTAAACCAAAACCACTTCCCTGAAATTTGAATTTGCCCATTTTCATAGTAGGTGTATGGGCATATAAGGCAGTTGCATCTGTTATGGTTACATTATTGGTATCGGCGTTGGTGGTGCTATAATCTAATGAGCTTATATCGGCGGCAAGTGCTGCCAAACCGCCCAAATATTTTACCCGTGCGGCGTATTTAATTCGGTGGCCACCATTAAAATAGCTCAAACGCCCATAAGTACCGCCAAACTCTGTCCAGCTTGCAAAATTGACTTTCAGGTCGGTAGCATTGCCGGTGGTTGGTTGTTTTGCCAGTGTGTCGGCGGCGTTAAAGCTTTGGCCTAAATTGGCGGGTATATTATTTACCAACATGGCACTGCGCGCTTGCGTTGTAACGGCAAAAGCACTAAAGCGGTCAATATCAAATAAAACCGATGGGCCTACATAGCGGGCATGCTCGTAAATATCGGTACGAGGTGCGTTGTTGGTATTAAAATCAACGGGGGCAAATTTTGGTAATTTCCACTTGGTAGGGATGGTAGGATGTTTGCCTAAATAATTATTATATTGATTAATACTAAAAGCAGCAGGACAAATATCTAATTTATAAATAGTACCAACAACGTTTGCCGGATTAACTTCGAGGCTATTAACACCCGCATAGGCATTGGTGGTAAAGCCAGTAAAATCTTGGCTAAACGCCGACAGTGTAAACAGCAATGTAAAAGCAAAAAGTAAAAGTATTTTGTTCATAAAAACGGGTTAAAACTGGGATTTTTTTTAGTTAAACAGGGTAAACGTGTAAAGTGGGTGTTATAGTTGCGTTCACTAAACAAGTTAAAAATTTATGCTGAAATAATATCTTACTGTTTAAGTACAAAGGTATAAAAAAATGGCAGTAAGCTCAAAAATGTTACTAAAAATTAGGCGAAGCCTTTATTCAATTTGGTGATAGCACTAAGATATATTTACAAAGTTCGTTTTATCATAGCATAAAAATCCGGATAGTTTTTTAAGGACAAAATAAAACATCCGGATTAAGCATGTAAGATGGAATTTTGACCTTTAATTTCAAGAGTTTATTTTTTCTCAAAAACCAATACCAATTTATTAAAATCGGCGGCGGCATTTATCACGGCTCTAAAAGCTTCGTAATCTTTTGCGGGCATACTTATTTTATCGTAAAATTCGTTGGCGGTAACAGTTAATTTATTGCCTTCAAGTTTGTAGTCCGAAATAAAACGGTTAATTTTTTGGCCTTTTTCGTCTTGGTAAATATCTATTTTAAGGTCGTCTAAGCCTTTCACTACATAGCCTTGTGGTATTTCAATGGTAATTATGCGCTTATAATCAACGGGGTACTGCATGTCAATAGGGTTTTGGCGTTCATGCTCTTGGTACAGCTCGGTTTGAGGGCCAATTATATTGCCAATTTTAAACAAAAAGTTGTTTCCGGCTTTTTCAATCAGGTCGGTAGCATCAAACTCGCCCGATACCGTAAAAGGTAAATCTGGCTTTGCGTTGTCGGCAAATTGGTAGTTTTTTACTTGTGTATTGCGCAGGTTTTGCGATTTCATGCCCGAGGTCAAAATTTCTTTCATCAACTCCTCTTTTTCGGGTTGCATTTGATAAATAACGCGGTACTCCATGGCACGGTATCCGGTAAAACTATGGATAATATTTGCCTTGGGGTTCATGTTTGCATCAAAATTAATTTTCGCATCAATAGTATTGTTAGTAGCTGCTGCCTTTGGCATAGGTATTTCCATTACTTGCCCCTTATGTGTTTTTGGGTCAATATACAACCCAAATTGGCCAGCTAAATGATACGGCGCAATACCCGCCCTAAAATGCACTAAAGAAGGTATAATAAACTGTTTCGTCTCCGGAAAAAACAATAATATTTCGGTAAAATTGCCCCAATTATCAAAGTTTTTATCAAAACGATATTCGGTTCTATTGCTGGTAAGTACTATATTGTGGGTAATATTGGCCTCCGATAGCAAAGCTACCATTAATACCGTCATGCCTATTTCGCTGGTTGTTTTTTTATCGAGCATGTTTTCAATGCGCGCAAACTCGGGGCCGGCGGCATCAGTAACCACAAAATTATCTTTCAAATAATTTTCAATAGCCGATATTTTTTGCGCAACAGATAATTTCTTTAATTTTAAAGGCTTTAAAGTTTTGCTAATTTCTTTCCGGATTTCTTTTTTCGATAGCTGTTGATAAAAAATTTGGCTGTAAAATGTAGCAGCTTCTTCCCAAGAGTACATTCTGTTCGGTAGCGAATGGTTGCGGTCGTAGGCTAGTTTATAATCTATGCGCGCTAAGTTGGCGCGCAAATTTGAATAGGTTTCTTCATATAAGGCGGGCAAATTATGTACGGAGCAGGATAGGATATTTTTATCTCCGGATGTTTTAAGCATTGATTTCGGAAAACCATTGTAGCCAACTGCTTCAAACTCAAGCGATTTTGGGCTTATAATTTCAAAATAGGCATCGCGCACGGCTACATCGCTCTGAAAAACTTCGCGCCCAAATACATCATCGTCTATTTTAAGTATTGAGTATAAGTATTCAACTTGGCCACCAATTTCGACTCCTTCAATGGCAAACAATTTTATATTCGAGTAGCCTTTAACATTGTCTAAGTTTTTAATGGCAGTTTTATCTAAATTTATAATTTTATTGCCATCGGCGCTAATGGCACGGGCTTGAACATTAACAATTTCGGCATCGTTTGCTAATGGAATATATACTTTATTAAATTGTTCAACAGCTTTGTCGTCGTTAATGCGTATAATTTTGTGCTCGGTTAGCAAATGTAGATATCCGGCGCTTTGTGGGTCATCGGGCGAAGCTTGATATTGGTGCAAACGGCGGTCTGTTATTACTACTGCCGACAATTTGGCCTCTTCGGGGCTTAATGTTTCCAACTTAGGTATGGTATCCCATTGAGGCAACTCAAAGCCCAAAACAGTGAGCAGCATATTTAAGTCAGGTTCGGCATCTTGCGCTTTTAACTGCGGTTCAAAACCAAAAAATAGTATAGTTGCACAAACAGCAAGGGCAAGTTTAGCTAACACAAAATGAGAAAAGGTAGTTAGTTGATTTTTCATTTTTTATTTATATAATGATTGGATGTTTTGCTTCGCAATTGACCCACTCACAAAAAGCCGTATCAGCATTTTTTTTTAAGGTTGCATAATCTCTTTAAAATAGGCGTAGGTCTGGGCCATTCCGGTTTGCCTACTTACTTGAGGAAACCAGTTTAGCAAGGTTTTAGCTTTTGTAATATTGGGTTGACGCTGTTTGGGGTCGTCTTGTGGTAAAGGTTTAAAATCAATTTTTACCTTAGCCTTGGTTAACTCAATCACCTCGGTAGCCAATTGGGTAAGGGTAATTTCTTCGGGGTTGCCAATATTAACGGGTAGGTGATAATCGCTGTGTAACAGGCGGTAAATCCCATCAATTAAATCGCTGACATAACAGAAAGAGCGAGTTTGCTGCCCGCTGCCAAATACGGTAAGGTTTTGGCCGTTCATTGCCTGGTTTAAAAAAGTGGGCAAAGCTCGGCCATCGTCAATACGCATCCGGGGGCCATAGGTATTAAAAATGCGCACTATGCGTGTTTCAATGCCGTGGTAGTTATGGTAGGCCATTGTTAATGCCTCCATATAACGTTTGGCCTCGTCGTAAACACCCCTTGGGCCAACTGGGTTTACATTGCCCCAATACTCTTCGGTTTGAGGGTGCTCTAAGGGGTCGCCGTACACCTCAGAGGTAGAGGCTACTAAAATACGTGCCTTTTTTGCCTTGGCTAAACCCAACAAATTATGCGTTCCCATAGCCCCAACTTTTAAGGTTTGGATAGGCATTTTTAAATAGTCGATAGGGCTTGCAGGCGAAGCAAAGTGTAAAATATAATGTATATCGCCCGGAACGTGAACAAATTTGGTAACATCGTGGTGGTAAAAAGAAAAATCTTTTTGTGGAAAAAGATGCTCAATATTACGCAAGCTTCCGGTTAATAAATTGTCCATGCCTACTACCTGGTAGCCATTGGCTAAAAATTTATCGCAAAGGTGCGAGCCTAAAAATCCGGCAGCACCCGTTATAAGTACACGCATTAAAGCTGTAAATTAGTAATATATAAAAAAATACTTTATGTTGATAGACCTTTATTATTAAGTGTGTATATTAATTTAATGATTTCAATTAATTTATCCGGATAATTTTTTTGTTTAACCGTTTTTGGTTTCCGGATGATATTAAAAATATTACCCTTCAACTTGGTTATCTGCTGACATCATCAATCGAATTAAATTTTTTAGCAATTTAAAGCACCGCAAACGCTAATGGTTTGTCCGCTCACATAAGTTGCCAAATCGCTGGCTAAAAACAGGGCTACGTTTGCCACTTCATCGGCTTTGCCGTAGCGCTGCATGGGTATGCCTTTCAAAAAATCGGCTTTGGTTTTTTCATCGAGTGTGTGGGTCATTTCGGTTTCAATAAAGCCGGGAGCAATAGCATTACAGCGTATATTGCGCGAGCCAAGCTCTTGTGCTACCGATTTTGTAAAGCCAATAACGCCCGCTTTGGTTGCGGCATAATTGGCCTGCCCAGCATTGCCACGCATACCAACAATAGAACTAAGGTTAATTATACTGCCCATTTTTGCCTTTAACATAGGGCGAAGTACTTGTTTGGTTAAGTTGAACACCGATTTTAAATTGTTATTCATCACATCGTCCCATTGGGTTTCGGTCATTCTAAGCATTAGGTTGTCGCGGGTAATGCCAGCGTTATTAACTAAAATATCTATGGTGCCAAACTCGGCCAATACATTATTTACCAAGGCTTCGGCATGGCTAAAACTGGCAGCATTACTTTGGTAAGCCTTTGCCTTAATGCCATAATAGTTTTGCAGGTGGGTTTCTAACTCCAAGGCTTTTTCAGCCGACGAGTCTGAAATATAAGTGAAAGCCACGGCAGCACCATGCTGGGCAAAGGTTTCGGCAATAGCGCGGCCAATACCCCGCGAGGCGCCGGTAATTAAGGCTACTTTATTTTGCAGTAATAATTGCGACATAGACTATTTTAATAATGTACTGTAAAATGATAAAATATAAATATCAAATTCTATGATAAAATTTCTTGTTTACCGCTAAACCTATTTTATTTATTTGTTTAGTAGGTTTTATATTTAACAAGTCAACCAAGTAATTTATTTACCCAGAACTAAACGCATTGTTTCGCCAATAAAAGCAGGAGATTCAACAACATGGATGCCGCATTGCCGCATAATTTCCATTTTAGCGGCGGCGGTATCGGCTTTACCTCCTACAATAGCGCCTGCGTGCCCCATAGTACGACCTGCGGGGGCGGTTTGTCCGGCAATAAAACCGACAACCGGTTTAGTGCCATGTTTTTTAACCCATTCGGCGGCTTCTGCCTCCATGCCGCCGCCAATTTCGCCAATCATAATGATACCTTCCGTTTCGGGGTCGTTCATTAGCAGTTCAACGGCTTCTTTTGTAGTAGTGCCAATAATGGGGTCGCCGCCAATGCCTATACAGGTGCTTTGCCCCATTCCCGCCTTAGTAACTTGGTCAACAGCTTCGTAGGTAAGTGTACCCGAGCGCGAAACGATGCCAACCGTACCTTTTTTATGAATAAATCCGGGCATAATGCCAACTTTTGCTTCTTCGGGGGTAATAATACCAGGGCAATTAGGCCCAATCAACCTGCATTTTGAACGTGTTTTAACAAACTGTTTTGCCCGCACCATGTCTTGTACAGGTATGCCTTCGGTAATACAAATTACCACCTCAATTCCGGCATCAGCGGCTTCCATTATTGAGTCGGCGGCAAAACGCGGCGGCACAAAAATAATAGAAACGTTGGCTCCGGTAGCATTTACGGCTTTGCTTACCGTATCAAAAATGGGTAAGTTTAAATGCGTTTGCCCCCCTTTTCCGGGTGTTACGCCTCCTATTACAGTTGTTCCGTAAGCAATCATTTGCTCGGCATGGAAACTGCCTTCTTTACCGGTAAACCCTTGTACCAACACTCGCGAGTGCTTGTTTACTAATACGCTCATATAAATTAAATAAAATGCTATTGATTACAGCTATTAAATGTTGATGATTAAAAAATAGGCTGCAAAAGTACACATTTTTAGTTAAAATTTGGCTATTTCTTAACCCAGTGGCTTTCCGGATGTTTTTGCGCGGTTGCTATCTTTCTCCGGATACAAGAGATGAATGTTTGAGTTGGTTAGTTTTTTTAATTTGGCAGCGCAGCAAAGTTTATCTTTATTTATTGCGCGTCCATGCTTGAAAAGCTTTTACAAAATAATAGACTGCCCAAGCGGGTATTATTATCATTACCAAAACCGCAAACGGTGGTTCCCAAGCCCTTTGCGGGCCTGTATTTAAATCAAATAGTTCTACAACTAAGGTCAGCAATATCAAATCTACGAACAGAATAAAAAAGCCTTTTAAGGCTAAAAATTTTGCTTCGGTATTTTTATTTTTAGATTTTGTTTGCTCGGCTATTGGTTTTCCTGTGTTCCATTCAATAGCCTTATCTGTAGCCGATGCGTGGCGGGTGCGAATGCCAAACCCTTCGCTTATTGAGGCTGGCAAGGGGGCGGGCGGTGGCTCGGAGGCATTAAAAGCGGGTTTAAATTCCGGAAAACTTGACGCCGGCCGCCAATCAGTTACGCCTTCGTACCAAACGGGGGTATCCGGAGTTATGCCTAACTGAATAATTTCGTCAAAACTTAACGGCCCTACTTCTTGCTCATCTATATAACAATAATATTTCCTTGATACATCATCCATTTTACAGTTATTTAGCTACAAAATTAAGGGCTAATTTTTATAATTGGGTGTTTAAATGGTCATTTTTTTGCTCCACTGCCCCAAGTTTGGCGCAAAATGGCAATTGCTTCGTCTATATCTGATTTAGTTTGATTTTTGCCAAATGAAAACCGCACTGCCGGATATCGCATTGAGCCGATGGCCTCGAGTACATACGATTTTACTTCGGCCCCCGAACTACAAGCACTACCACCCGATACGTACAAGCCCTCTACATCTAATTGTGCCACTATAAGGCCAGAATCGGGCACAGGAACAGTTACGTTTAAAATTTTTGCCGCCGATGCTTCATCCTCTGCAATGCCATTTATAGTTATATCCGGAAAATAATACAATAACTGGCTTCTAAAATATTGTTTTAAATCTAACAGATGGGCATATCGGCTGGGCATAACCTGGTGTGCTGCTTGTGCGGCGGCGCCTAAGCCTACAATTCCGGATACATTTTCGGTTCCGGCACGCATATTGCGCTCCTGCGAACCTCCATAAATCAAAGGTGGCAAGGTAGTTTGAGAGTTGACGTACAAAAATCCTATACCTTTGGGTGCATATAATTTATGGCCCGAACCCGATAAAAAATGGCAGCCAATTTGCTGCACACTTAAAGGCATAAATCCAAATGACTGGACGGCATCGGTATGAAAAAATGCGCCGTATTGGTTGCAAATTTCACCAATTTGTTCAATATTGGTAATATTTCCCAACTCGTTGTTTACGTGCATTAAACTTACTAAGGTGGGTATTTTTGGCTCGTTTTTTAACAAAAAAATTAATTCTTCCATTTCAAACTGGCCTTGTTGGTTTAGGTGCAGCCAGTTTATGGCAATATTTTGTTGTTGGCTAAGGGCTTTTGCGGTATTGGTTACGCAATGGTGCTCGATGGGCGATGTAATGATTCGCCGAATGCCCAAGTTTTGTATGGCGCCTCTAAAAACTAAATTGGCAGCCTCGGTGCCGCCCGAGGTAAAAAAAATTTCGCTTGTACTGCAATTTAAACTTGTGGCAATGGTTTTCCGGGCTTTTTCGATAGCAGCCCTTGCTGTGCGCCCTAATTTATGAATAGACGAGGGGTTGCCCCAGTGCTGCGTTAAATAGGGCATCATTTCGCTCAAAACATCTTCGTCAATGGGCGTGGTTGCGGCATAATCGAAGTACAACAAAACTGATTATACAAATTGAAATAAGTGAAGGGTAATAAAAAACAGGTAATTTGATTAAGAAAATAGTTCCGCTAATCATCCGGATTTTATTCTTGCTGATTAAATTTAATTTTAATTTAGGATAGCTTAATCGGCAGTACTTGTTTGTTGTTCTTATATCAAATTCATTTTTACAATCATGTAAAATCAAATTAAATCGTTTACCTGAGCTATGAGTTCGGCAAAATCCATTACTTTTATCTCGGTTTGTTGTTGTTCGCGTTCTTTTATGCCGTCTGTAAGCATGGTCATACAAAATGGGCAGCCCGAGGCCACAATAGTTGGTTGGGCAGCCAAAATATCGTCTGTACGCTCTTGGTTTACGCGGCGTGTTCCTTTTTCTTCTTCTTTAAACATTTGCGCCCCCCCGGCACCGCAGCAAAGCCCGCGCGAGCCGCAACGGCGCATTTCTACTAATTCGGCATCGAGCAGAGATAATAATTCGCGTGGGGCTTCGTAAATATTATTTGCGCGCCCCAAATAACAAGAATCATGGTAGGTAATGCGTTGGCCTTTAAAACTACCACCGCCTTTAAGTTTTAACTGGCCTTGATTAATTAATTGTTGCAAAAAAACAGTGTGGTGCATTACTTCGTAATGGCCACCTAACTGCGGATATTCGTTTTTTAAGGTATTAAAACAATGTGGGCAAGTGGTTACAATTTTTTTAACTCCATACATATTAAGTACCTCTATATTTGTAATTGCCTGCATTTGAAACAAAAACTCGTTGCCAGCCCTGCGTGCGGGGTCGCCTGTGCAGGATTCCTCTTGGCCTAAAATGGCAAAATTTACGCCACAATGATGCAAAATACGGGCAAAGGCTTTGGTAATGCGGCGGGCGCGGTCGTCGAAACTACCTGCGCAGCCCACCCAAAATAATATTTCGGGTTGTTGGTTGTTGGCGGCCATTTCGGCCATTGTGGGTACGGTAAAAGGTTGCTGATTTGACATAACTACTTAAATGGTATGATTAATAACAACAAACAATTTTTAATTTTTAAGGAGATTAAAGATTAAGATGAGTGGCATAAAAGTCAAAAATCCGGCACAATATCCGGATAATTTAACAATATCCGGAACTTATCTAAGTTTTCTAAAACCAAGTTTCTTCTAATCCTTTGCTTGAAGCAAAAAAAAAATTTTGCTTATTTACATAATATACTGTACTTTTAGCCCAAATTTTTGTGTCATACACTCATTAATATTTTTTAAATTAACTGCTGCCTATTATGCCCGAAGAAAAAGATAGTGGCCTACTTGGCCATGTTGGTAAAATTGTTGCCGTTGCCGGTGGTATTGTAACCTTAGTTATTGGTTTACAAAATGCTGGCTATTTAACAAAACCCAAACCTGCTGACGAGCCGGCTAAACCTCCCGTACATCAGGTAGAACCCTTAACTCCATCAAATAATGGTGGCTCTGATGCTCCGGGTCGTACTGGCCGCATTACCGAATTAGAAAAAAAGATCGAAGATATGGAGGCCAATGAACGGCAAAAGAAAGAGGCCGAATTACAAAGCCGGATTGAGGATTTAGAGCGCAAAGCGAAAGCGAACATGGCCAAAAACGAAGGCGGGGGCGGTCGGGTTGATGATGCAAAAAGCAGTAGGATTAGCTTATCGGGTAATTGGTATGACGACAATACGGGGGCTTCGTATGTATTTACTCAGTACGGCAACGAGGTTACTTTTCAAGAAATGACGAATTACTATGGGCAACCGATAGTTTCGGCGGCAGGTAGTGGCTATTTGCAAGGCAACACTTTAAACCTGCAATACCAAACCTTAATGGGCACAACGGGTGAAGCTACGCTTACTATAGGTGGGGATGGGGACGAGCTAACAGGTCGAACCAACGATTTTTCGACTGGCGCTTCGATGCCCTTAAATTTATACCGATAAACCTATTTTGCTCTGTTTCAAGTAAGTTTAGAATCTGCAAGGCCATGAAAAACAACCCTAACCTTATTTTAAACGAGCTTACCCCCGAAGAAAAAAGAGTTATATTGCATAAAGGTACCGAAATGCCTTTTAGCGGCACCTATAATAACCATAAACTTAACGGTACTTACCTGTGTAGGCAATGTAACAGCCCTTTGTACGAAAGTAAGCACAAGTTTGAATCGGGTTGTGGATGGCCAAGTTTTGAAGAAGAAATTCCGGGGATGGTTTTGCGTTTGCCCGATGCCGATGGTCGCCGGATAGAAATCGTTTGTGCAACTTGTCAAGGCCATTTAGGGCATGTGTTTTACGGGGAACAATTTACCTTCAAAAATTCGAGGCACTGTGTAAATTCTATTTCGTTAAAATTTACACCTCAACTTTATAATCATCAGTACCACCGCATTGTGTTGGCGGGTGGTTGTTTTTGGGGCAAGCAGTACTTTTGGCAGCAGCAGCTTGGCATTATCAGCACCATAGTTGGTTTTACGGGTGGACATTTGCCTTTTCCGACATCAATACAAGTGGCAAACAATTTAAGTGGGCATACTGAGGCAGTACAAATTACCTACAATCCGGAAATTGTTACCACCAAAGCTTTGCTTCAAACTTATTTTGAACATTACCAATTTACGCATCCTCATGGCCTAAAATCTTATTATCGCTCCGGCATATTTTATTACACACCTTCACAGGCCGAAACAGCACAGCAACTAAAACAACAACTTATCTTAAAGGGCTATCAAATTGATACCGTTATTGAACCTATTGCCAATTTTTACCCCGCCGAAGATAAGCATCAGAATTATTACCAACGACAAGGCAAAGATCCGGAAAATATGCCCAAACGCACTATTTTGTTTCCGGAAAACGAAGTTGCGCTATAAATCGAAATGAAAAACCCCATTTTATTAGCATCAATTAGTGTGCTAAAAAAGCGGGGCTATATCTAAATCAGTTGAAATATAAAAAAAGTTAGCGTTAATCTTTTAATTAGCCTTGCAAGGCAGCGGCGCCGCTAACAATTTCGGTAATTTCGGTGGTAATGGCTGCTTGGCGGGCACGGTTATATTGAATACTAAGGTCGCGCAATAACTCTTCGGCGTTGTTGGTTGCATTATCCATTGAAGTCATCCGGGCACCTTGTTCGCTGGTATTACTGTCTAACAAATATCTAAAAAATTGTGTTTTTAAAATTTTAGGCACTAATTCTTTTAATATCTGTTCTTTATCGGGTTCGTATAGGTAATCGGGTTTTATATCTTCTTTTGGGGCATTTCCGGCATTTTTGGCACTACTTTTTTTAGCGATATCTGGTTTTTCTAATTTAACAACGGGCAAAAAAGTATCAACTAACGGAATTTGAACAATTTGGTTTTTAAACTGATTGTAAGCAACATGTATAATATCGTATTGTTTGCTTAGAAACTGCTGCATAATCAATTCGGCCAAGGCTGCGCTATCATCAAAATTAAGGTCTTGGAATAGATTAATATAGTCAGTATTTAATTTTACCGGCTCGCGTTTTAGCAGGTCATAGCCTTTTTTGCCAATAAACATTAGTGTTACATTTCCGGATGCTTTTTGTTGGGCATATTGGGTATTAATGGTATTTCGCACCATTTTAGAAATGCTCGAATTAAAAGCGCCGCAAAGGCCACGGTCAGATGTAACTAAAATTATAAGTATATTTTCGGCAGGGCGTTGTGTGCCAAAGGCCATCCCGCCGCCTGAATCGCCGCCCGACATTAAATTGCCCATAATACCGTAAAGTTTGTCGGCATAAGGGCGTATTTTAATGATACGGTCTTGGGCTTTCCTGAGTTTTGAGGCGGCCACTAATTTCATGGCCTTTGTAATTTGTTGCGTTTTTTTTACCGATACAATTCGGTTGCGAACCTCTTTTAATTGACCTGGCATATATATTTATAAAAATATTTTATAATTAAAATTTAATTTCAAACCTTGTAAAAGGTCGTAACCGTATAGGTAGTGTTACGACCTTTTATTTTTATTGGTTTGATTATTGCGCTTTACTATTTACTTACCGATAAAGCACATTCTTTAGCTAGTTCAGTCAATTTAGATGCTAAATCGGCAGTGATTTCGCCTTTTTTCTCGCGCAATTGGGCTAATACTTCCGGATGGCGTTTTTCAAGTGAAGTTAAAAATACCTGTTCAAATTCGCGCACTCTGTTTTGCGGAACTTCGCGAAGCAAATTATTTGTACTAAGATAAATAATAGCTACTTGTTTTTCAACCGGATAAGGGGTGTACTGCGGTTGTTTTAATACCTCTACGTTGCGCGCACCTT
This genomic window contains:
- a CDS encoding DUF3857 domain-containing protein; protein product: MKNQLTTFSHFVLAKLALAVCATILFFGFEPQLKAQDAEPDLNMLLTVLGFELPQWDTIPKLETLSPEEAKLSAVVITDRRLHQYQASPDDPQSAGYLHLLTEHKIIRINDDKAVEQFNKVYIPLANDAEIVNVQARAISADGNKIINLDKTAIKNLDNVKGYSNIKLFAIEGVEIGGQVEYLYSILKIDDDVFGREVFQSDVAVRDAYFEIISPKSLEFEAVGYNGFPKSMLKTSGDKNILSCSVHNLPALYEETYSNLRANLARIDYKLAYDRNHSLPNRMYSWEEAATFYSQIFYQQLSKKEIRKEISKTLKPLKLKKLSVAQKISAIENYLKDNFVVTDAAGPEFARIENMLDKKTTSEIGMTVLMVALLSEANITHNIVLTSNRTEYRFDKNFDNWGNFTEILLFFPETKQFIIPSLVHFRAGIAPYHLAGQFGLYIDPKTHKGQVMEIPMPKAAATNNTIDAKINFDANMNPKANIIHSFTGYRAMEYRVIYQMQPEKEELMKEILTSGMKSQNLRNTQVKNYQFADNAKPDLPFTVSGEFDATDLIEKAGNNFLFKIGNIIGPQTELYQEHERQNPIDMQYPVDYKRIITIEIPQGYVVKGLDDLKIDIYQDEKGQKINRFISDYKLEGNKLTVTANEFYDKISMPAKDYEAFRAVINAAADFNKLVLVFEKK
- a CDS encoding SDR family oxidoreductase codes for the protein MRVLITGAAGFLGSHLCDKFLANGYQVVGMDNLLTGSLRNIEHLFPQKDFSFYHHDVTKFVHVPGDIHYILHFASPASPIDYLKMPIQTLKVGAMGTHNLLGLAKAKKARILVASTSEVYGDPLEHPQTEEYWGNVNPVGPRGVYDEAKRYMEALTMAYHNYHGIETRIVRIFNTYGPRMRIDDGRALPTFLNQAMNGQNLTVFGSGQQTRSFCYVSDLIDGIYRLLHSDYHLPVNIGNPEEITLTQLATEVIELTKAKVKIDFKPLPQDDPKQRQPNITKAKTLLNWFPQVSRQTGMAQTYAYFKEIMQP
- the fabG gene encoding 3-oxoacyl-[acyl-carrier-protein] reductase, whose protein sequence is MSQLLLQNKVALITGASRGIGRAIAETFAQHGAAVAFTYISDSSAEKALELETHLQNYYGIKAKAYQSNAASFSHAEALVNNVLAEFGTIDILVNNAGITRDNLMLRMTETQWDDVMNNNLKSVFNLTKQVLRPMLKAKMGSIINLSSIVGMRGNAGQANYAATKAGVIGFTKSVAQELGSRNIRCNAIAPGFIETEMTHTLDEKTKADFLKGIPMQRYGKADEVANVALFLASDLATYVSGQTISVCGALNC
- the sucD gene encoding succinate--CoA ligase subunit alpha, which gives rise to MSVLVNKHSRVLVQGFTGKEGSFHAEQMIAYGTTVIGGVTPGKGGQTHLNLPIFDTVSKAVNATGANVSIIFVPPRFAADSIMEAADAGIEVVICITEGIPVQDMVRAKQFVKTRSKCRLIGPNCPGIITPEEAKVGIMPGFIHKKGTVGIVSRSGTLTYEAVDQVTKAGMGQSTCIGIGGDPIIGTTTKEAVELLMNDPETEGIIMIGEIGGGMEAEAAEWVKKHGTKPVVGFIAGQTAPAGRTMGHAGAIVGGKADTAAAKMEIMRQCGIHVVESPAFIGETMRLVLGK
- a CDS encoding DUF4339 domain-containing protein, with protein sequence MDDVSRKYYCYIDEQEVGPLSFDEIIQLGITPDTPVWYEGVTDWRPASSFPEFKPAFNASEPPPAPLPASISEGFGIRTRHASATDKAIEWNTGKPIAEQTKSKNKNTEAKFLALKGFFILFVDLILLTLVVELFDLNTGPQRAWEPPFAVLVMIIIPAWAVYYFVKAFQAWTRNK
- a CDS encoding cysteine desulfurase → MLYFDYAATTPIDEDVLSEMMPYLTQHWGNPSSIHKLGRTARAAIEKARKTIATSLNCSTSEIFFTSGGTEAANLVFRGAIQNLGIRRIITSPIEHHCVTNTAKALSQQQNIAINWLHLNQQGQFEMEELIFLLKNEPKIPTLVSLMHVNNELGNITNIEQIGEICNQYGAFFHTDAVQSFGFMPLSVQQIGCHFLSGSGHKLYAPKGIGFLYVNSQTTLPPLIYGGSQERNMRAGTENVSGIVGLGAAAQAAHQVMPSRYAHLLDLKQYFRSQLLYYFPDITINGIAEDEASAAKILNVTVPVPDSGLIVAQLDVEGLYVSGGSACSSGAEVKSYVLEAIGSMRYPAVRFSFGKNQTKSDIDEAIAILRQTWGSGAKK
- a CDS encoding (Fe-S)-binding protein; this translates as MSNQQPFTVPTMAEMAANNQQPEILFWVGCAGSFDDRARRITKAFARILHHCGVNFAILGQEESCTGDPARRAGNEFLFQMQAITNIEVLNMYGVKKIVTTCPHCFNTLKNEYPQLGGHYEVMHHTVFLQQLINQGQLKLKGGGSFKGQRITYHDSCYLGRANNIYEAPRELLSLLDAELVEMRRCGSRGLCCGAGGAQMFKEEEKGTRRVNQERTDDILAAQPTIVASGCPFCMTMLTDGIKEREQQQTEIKVMDFAELIAQVNDLI
- a CDS encoding methionine-R-sulfoxide reductase yields the protein MKNNPNLILNELTPEEKRVILHKGTEMPFSGTYNNHKLNGTYLCRQCNSPLYESKHKFESGCGWPSFEEEIPGMVLRLPDADGRRIEIVCATCQGHLGHVFYGEQFTFKNSRHCVNSISLKFTPQLYNHQYHRIVLAGGCFWGKQYFWQQQLGIISTIVGFTGGHLPFPTSIQVANNLSGHTEAVQITYNPEIVTTKALLQTYFEHYQFTHPHGLKSYYRSGIFYYTPSQAETAQQLKQQLILKGYQIDTVIEPIANFYPAEDKHQNYYQRQGKDPENMPKRTILFPENEVAL